From Oryza brachyantha chromosome 9, ObraRS2, whole genome shotgun sequence, a single genomic window includes:
- the LOC102718484 gene encoding cyclin-D4-1-like encodes MAALMSYEMAASILLCAEDSSSVLGFGEEEMEEEDVVAGKRARCATGPPPAPQGADDVAAVDFAAPSEEYVARLVETEADHMPREDYAERLRGGGGGGDLDLRVRMDAIDWIWKVHSYYNFAPLTACLAVNYLDRFLSLYQLPDGKAWMTQLLAVACLSLAAKMEETDVPQSLDLQVGEARYVFEAKTIQRMELLVLSTLKWRMQAVTPFSYADYFLRELNGGDAPSRRSAMRSEELILCIARGTECLEFRPSEIAAAVAIAIVAGEEERHTLHTTASCPHVNKERVSRCHEVIQAMELITLQPRRVSSSMPQSPTGVLDAAGCCLSYRSDDSAAVTSHHASSWGYEYDSSPVSSKRRKISR; translated from the exons ATGGCAGCTCTGATGAGCTACGAGATGGCGGCCTCCATCTTGCTCTGCGCCGAGGACAGCAGCAGCGTCCTTGGcttcggcgaggaggagatggaggaggaggacgtcgTGGCGGGGAAGAGGGCCAGGTGTGCCaccgggccgccgccggcgccgcagggtgcggacgacgtcgccgccgtggatttcgccgcgccgtcggagGAATACGTCGCTCGTCTCGTGGAGACGGAGGCGGACCACATGCCGAGGGAGGACTACGCCGAGaggctgcgcggcggcggcggcggcggcgacctggaTCTTCGCGTCAGGATGGATGCCATCGATTGGATTTGGAAG GTTCACTCCTACTACAATTTTGCTCCTCTCACTGCTTGCTTGGCTGTCAACTACCTGGACCGATTCCTCTCACTCTACCAGCTTCCC GACGGCAAGGCTTGGATGACGCAGTTGCTAGCGGTGGCGTGCTTGTCACTGGCTGCCAAGATGGAGGAAACCGATGTGCCTCAGTCGCTGGACCTGCAG GTCGGGGAAGCACGGTACGTGTTCGAGGCGAAGACGATTCAGAGAATGGAGCTTCTGGTCCTGAGCACCCTCAAATGGAGGATGCAGGCCGTCACGCCCTTCTCCTACGCCGACTACTTCCTCCGCGAGCTCAACGGCGGCGATGCACCGTCGAGACGCTCGGCGATGCGATCCGAGGAGCTCATTCTGTGCATAGCTAGAG GGACAGAATGCTTGGAGTTCAGGCCGTCGGAGatcgccgcggccgtcgccatcgccatcgtgGCCGGAGAAGAAGAGCGGCACACCCTACATACCACCGCGTCTTGCCCCCATGTAAATAAG gagAGGGTGTCACGATGCCATGAAGTGATTCAGGCCATGGAGTTGATAACACTGCAGCCAAGAAGAGTCTCCTCCTCCATGCCACAGAGCCCCACTGGGGTGTTGGATGCAGCAGGCTGCTGCCTTAGCTACAGAAGTGACGATTCAGCCGCTGTTACCTCGCACCATGCAAGCAGCTGGGGATATGAGTACGATAGCTCCCCGGTTAGCAGCAAGAGGAGGAAGATTAGCAGATGA